The following are from one region of the Streptomyces tuirus genome:
- a CDS encoding NifU family protein produces the protein MAETATARLADPDVEARLVRLDRALDSLESSPGPTTRTATEAVALLTEVYGEALARVLDRADDQLAERLAEDELLGHLLVLHDIHPEPAERRAARAVERLRPAVRERGGDVEWAGVEGQVARVRLTKGGGGCGSGCGGGGDEVTDAVRAAVLAAAPELTAVEPLTETAPAFVPLTTLTHRSAP, from the coding sequence ATGGCTGAGACCGCCACGGCACGGCTGGCGGACCCGGACGTCGAGGCCCGGCTCGTCCGGCTCGACCGGGCGCTGGACAGCCTGGAGTCCTCGCCCGGCCCCACGACCCGCACCGCGACCGAGGCGGTGGCCCTGCTGACCGAGGTCTACGGCGAGGCCCTGGCCCGTGTCCTGGACCGGGCGGACGACCAACTCGCCGAACGCCTGGCCGAGGACGAGCTCCTGGGGCACCTGCTGGTGCTGCACGACATCCACCCCGAGCCCGCCGAACGCCGGGCGGCCCGCGCGGTCGAACGGCTGCGGCCCGCCGTGCGGGAACGCGGCGGCGACGTGGAGTGGGCCGGGGTGGAGGGCCAGGTCGCCCGGGTGCGTCTGACCAAGGGCGGCGGCGGATGCGGGTCCGGGTGCGGCGGCGGAGGTGACGAGGTCACCGACGCGGTCCGCGCCGCGGTGCTCGCAGCGGCGCCGGAGCTGACGGCGGTGGAGCCCCTGACCGAGACGGCCCCCGCCTTCGTCCCGCTG